From the Haladaptatus sp. DJG-WS-42 genome, the window GCGAGTTCGACGCTTGCGACCTACGGTGGTCGTCTCCACTCGATTACACTCACCCACGACAGCGTCGAAATCGAAGCTGAGCTACCGGCGTCCGTTGACCTGCGACAGGTGAGCGAGGCGCTTTACGAGCGCTACCCCGGCCTCGAACTCGTGTCGAGAAACACCATCGACCGGAAAGTTGCGATGCCAGAAGAACTCGCAGAGAGTCTGATTGGCCAACTCACCGAACGCCAACGCACCGCGCTCAAATCTGCGTACTACTCGGGCTTTTTCGACTGGCCACGCGAGAGCGCCGGAACGGACGTTGCTGCCTCGCTCGACGTGTCACCGGCAACGTTCCACGAACACCTCCGCAGAGCCCAGCGAAAAATCTTCACGACCCTCTTCGAAGTCAGTCCAACCGCGGACTAACGCGGTCAGTCAGACTGGACTCTGTTCTCTTCTTCGCTCAACTTTCCCGGTGACTGGGCCGTCACCGGCTCGTCGAAGCCGTTTGGTGCGAGTTCCGGTTCGCAGATGATTTTCTCGCGGCCCAATCGAAATCGGTTGAGCGACTTCTTGGTTTCCATGTCTTGCAAGAGCCGACTCACGGTTGCATCAGACCAGCCAACGAGGCTTGCGAGCTCTTTCTGACGCATCCGCCCGTCGTTTTCGGTGACCAATTCAAGGACCATCTCTTCTGGCGTCATCCCGGTTTTCACGACAAAATCCGCCTTCGAGTGTTCATAGGTGTAATCGATGAACTCCTGTGTAACGGACTGGTATGCCCTGGATTCCTCCCCTGCTGTCCCATCCAACTCACTCGCCGCTATACTTCCGCCGGTGTCGTCTGCGCCAATCCGGAACACTCCACGCAGACGTGCCAGTATCGCCTGCACTGGAGTAAAACCAGATTGTTCCTTCTTATCCATCTCAACTCGTGGTATTACATCGACCAAACAGATACTCCCTGCCCCTAAACAATTGGGGCGTTGCTGTGGCTCTGGGTGGTACAATGTGGCACAGCCTGTCGATTAGTGCCCTCCTGCACCCTGACTTTGCGCGTCCCACCGGGTCACGCCGCCAAAAGCGTGTCAGATACTGGATTTGATGGGCGTGTTGGGTTTTGAGTGGCGCGCGGTCGGAACCAACCGGCGACAATCACCAAGTACACACTAGTACACCGAAGCCGCGCATACCAGCGCTCCCAAACTAGTTGGGCTTGTCCGAAAAATCCCTGATGGCGTGGCTGTCTCTCATTCGGTGAGATTCGCTGTAAGCGCGGCGCGGTGAAACGTAACGGCGTCCACACCGGTTCGCTCTGGAAAGCCGGGGCGCGTAACGTACCCGCTCGAATCGACCGCCGAGTGGACGATTGCCGCGAGTCGGTATGCCGCCGTCATGGTGGGGTACGGCCGCACGCGTTCGTACCCCTGCTTGAAGGCTTCTCAAAGAGGCTCGCCAGATTCGACGTACCAGCCACAGACGAGGTGCTCCGCCTTCGCAACCGACAGCCCCGGCGCGGCGGCGAGTGAGTCGCCCCAGTCGAGGACGGCGGTGAGCGTCCCATCTCGAACCAGCGCGTTCCCCGGGCGAAAATCCCACGGGTAGAGACACGACTCGGGGCGGTTGGGTATCACTGCATGCACAAACACGTCTCGCAGGCGCTCACGGAAATCATCGAACGCAGCAGGGAGGGTATCGACACCGGCAATCGAATACACACGGAACCACGCCGCCCAGCTGTCGATTCCGTTGACCCGAAGGGCGCCTGTCTCACTGCTCTCGTTCACAACCACCGTTCCAAATGCGTCGAACGAACACAGTTCGTGGACTTCTGCGAGGTACTGTCCGAACGTCGCGGCGAGGGTTCGCTGGCGGTTCGTCTCGAAGCTCGCAAACCGCTCGTGGAGGTCGACTCCGTCAGCGTGTTCGACCACGACGTATACGCGCGTTTCAAGCGTGCCCTGTGCCAGTTGCCGAGGCACTGGAATCGACGTTCCAGAACGAATCTGCTTTGCGAGCACCGACTCGGTGACGAGCGCGCCTGTGTCGTCTGTGCTGTACGACCACCGACAGCCCGTCTGCGAGCGAGACGACTGCCGTCTCCTTTTGAGTCCCACGCTTCGCGGGGGTTACTGACGCGACGTCACGGTCGGGAAACTCTCGGGCGATGATGTTCCGGACGGCATCCATTATTGGCAGTATCGGCCGTGAGTGGATAGGTACACCGCCGACTCAGTGGTCAGCGTCAGCAAGAATCGCGCCGAGTGATCCGAGGTGCGAAAGGATGTAGTCGGGGTCGTACCCCTTCGTATCGGGGTTCTCTGCACGTGGGTACCATGCAGCGAGTAAGCCTGCTTGCTGTGCCCCAACCACGTCGTATTCGAGCGAATCACCGACGTGGAGCGCCGCATCGGGAGCCACATCAAGGGCGGCGAGTGCCCGGTCGAACGGGTCGCGGTGGGGTTTGCGCCGTGGCATATCGCCTGCGTACACGATAACGTCGAACGCGTCTGTGAGGCCGAGCGCCTCGACTTTCACCGCCTGTCGCCGCGACGGACCGTTGGTCACGAGGCCGACCTGTCCGTGAGCGCGTGCGTCGCCGAGTGCCTCTGTTGCACCGGGGTGAAACGAGACGGCGGTCAAATCGACCGTCTCGACGAAGCCGCGAGCGAGGGCAGTTGCGTCGATTTCCGCTCGCCCGTATTTCGCGGCCACCGCCGCGAATCCGCCTGCGAGATACCCGACCTCGTCGTTCGGGTCGGGCGGGCCGGGCAGCGCCTGCCAGAGGTCGGTTGGTTCGCCAAAGGGTGCGACACCAGCGACCTCGAATGCACTCGCGTAGATGGTGGCTACGTCCTGGTCGTTTCGACAGAGCGTGCCGTCTAAGTCGAACAGCGTCACCGAAATCGTGTGCACACCGCTCGTAGGTGTGGCGGCGAGAAAAAGACGGTGTCGCTCTCCGGGTTCGGAACCCATTTTGGCGCGCCTGCTGAAATGTCTCGTAGTGGTCCGCGTTCCGAATCCGCTGAGTTTCTTCCTTCTCAGTATCGGCCTCGCACTCGCCCGTTTCGGTTTCATTGCCGAGGAGCGAGCGCGCCACACCGCAGACCTCGCGTGGCCGCGCATTGTCACCGGCCTCGCGCGGATGTCGAAGAACGCCGCAGACGTTGCGATGGTCGGCGTCGCGCTCGGTTCGACCGCCATCACGGGCGTCGGTTTCGCCGGTCCCTTCTGGGGGATGGTGTTCAGCATCGGTGGCGGCCTCGCCGCGGGGACCATCGCCCTCGTCTCCCAGCGGTTCGGCGCGGAACGCTTCGACCAGCTCGGGCAGGCCATCCGCTCCAGCGTTGCGCTCGTCGTCATCGTGACGATGCCCGTCGCGGCCCTCTACTTCCTGTTCCCGGTCGAACTCATCTCGTTGCTTTCGTCTGACGCGCAGGTGGTCGCCTACGGGGCAGACTACCTCAGAATCGTCGCCTTCGGCGTCCCCTTCGGCGCGCTGAATCTCATCGGGAGTCGCGCCCTCATCGGCGCGGACGACGCGTGGACGCCGATGGTCCTCCGGGCGACCGGCGCGGTGTTGAACATCCTCATCAACGCCGTGCTCATCTTCGGCCTCGGCATGGGCGTCGTCGGCGCGGCCATCGGGACTGTCGTCTCGAACGTCGTCGTGACGGCGGCGTTCGTCGTCGGCCTCTCGCGAGGGTCGCTCCCCGGCGTCGGGGCGCTCCCAGTCACCGTGTCGCCAACGGGTCGCTTTCTCGACGGCGAAACGATGCGTGACGTGGTGACCATCGGTGTTCCAGTCGTGGGTCGTAATTCCGTCTGGACCGTCGCTCGGTTCCCAGCGCTCGCAATCGTCGGCATGTTCGGCCCACCGGTCGCCGCCGCGTACATCATCGCCCGGCGGATCTGGGGGCTCATCAACACCCCCGGCTGGGGGTTCGGCCTCGCCGCGAGCAGTCTCGTAGGCCAGGAACTCGGCAAGAACAACGAGCAGAACGCCGAGTCCTACGGCCGGGAAATCGTCCGGTTCTCGGTGGCGACCTACGTCGTCGCCGCGATTGTCGTCGTCATCTTCGCCCGCCCCATCGTCTCGCTGTTCGTCGGGAGCTCGAGCGATCCGACGATTCCGGTCGCCGTCGATATGGTGTACGTCTCCGCCATCGCGGTGATATTCCAGGGGGTCACGAGCACCGTCTCCGGGGCGCTCGACTCGACTGGCGACACGCGCTGGCCGTTTTACGCCTTCGTCATCGGGATGTTCGGCGTCGCCATCCCGTTCATGTATCTCGGCGCGACGACCGCACTCGGCATTTGGGGAATCTACCTCGCCTTCTTCGGCGAGACGCTCGTGCCGGCGTTCATCACCTACTACCGATTCACGACCGGGAAGTGGAAAGCCATCAGTCGGTCCTATCGTCCGGATGCGGTGGCGGACGACTGAAAAACTCACTCGTCGGGGAACGGTTCGCCGGGAGCGATGCCTGTTAGATCGATGATTTTTGCCATCCACGCGAGTTTGAACGCCATCACCAGCGCGGTTGCGAGAACGGCATGACCCGGACGGCGTCGGAGCGTTGCCCACCCCAAATACGCCGTCGCTGGCACGTTTACAAGGTTGAGGACGTTC encodes:
- a CDS encoding MATE family efflux transporter, which produces MVRVPNPLSFFLLSIGLALARFGFIAEERARHTADLAWPRIVTGLARMSKNAADVAMVGVALGSTAITGVGFAGPFWGMVFSIGGGLAAGTIALVSQRFGAERFDQLGQAIRSSVALVVIVTMPVAALYFLFPVELISLLSSDAQVVAYGADYLRIVAFGVPFGALNLIGSRALIGADDAWTPMVLRATGAVLNILINAVLIFGLGMGVVGAAIGTVVSNVVVTAAFVVGLSRGSLPGVGALPVTVSPTGRFLDGETMRDVVTIGVPVVGRNSVWTVARFPALAIVGMFGPPVAAAYIIARRIWGLINTPGWGFGLAASSLVGQELGKNNEQNAESYGREIVRFSVATYVVAAIVVVIFARPIVSLFVGSSSDPTIPVAVDMVYVSAIAVIFQGVTSTVSGALDSTGDTRWPFYAFVIGMFGVAIPFMYLGATTALGIWGIYLAFFGETLVPAFITYYRFTTGKWKAISRSYRPDAVADD
- a CDS encoding phosphotransferase produces the protein MGLKRRRQSSRSQTGCRWSYSTDDTGALVTESVLAKQIRSGTSIPVPRQLAQGTLETRVYVVVEHADGVDLHERFASFETNRQRTLAATFGQYLAEVHELCSFDAFGTVVVNESSETGALRVNGIDSWAAWFRVYSIAGVDTLPAAFDDFRERLRDVFVHAVIPNRPESCLYPWDFRPGNALVRDGTLTAVLDWGDSLAAAPGLSVAKAEHLVCGWYVESGEPL
- a CDS encoding helix-turn-helix domain-containing protein — protein: MDKKEQSGFTPVQAILARLRGVFRIGADDTGGSIAASELDGTAGEESRAYQSVTQEFIDYTYEHSKADFVVKTGMTPEEMVLELVTENDGRMRQKELASLVGWSDATVSRLLQDMETKKSLNRFRLGREKIICEPELAPNGFDEPVTAQSPGKLSEEENRVQSD
- a CDS encoding HAD family hydrolase, producing MHTISVTLFDLDGTLCRNDQDVATIYASAFEVAGVAPFGEPTDLWQALPGPPDPNDEVGYLAGGFAAVAAKYGRAEIDATALARGFVETVDLTAVSFHPGATEALGDARAHGQVGLVTNGPSRRQAVKVEALGLTDAFDVIVYAGDMPRRKPHRDPFDRALAALDVAPDAALHVGDSLEYDVVGAQQAGLLAAWYPRAENPDTKGYDPDYILSHLGSLGAILADADH